A region from the Silene latifolia isolate original U9 population chromosome 7, ASM4854445v1, whole genome shotgun sequence genome encodes:
- the LOC141590381 gene encoding uncharacterized protein LOC141590381, translated as MLLLRALSTFVASSGLRVNATKSEVVFNGVAESIKLDIIQVSRFQEGSMPFKYLGIPIQAVRLTRSDCSILIDKIVSRVRGIGATKLSYAGRLVLINTAFNTLHNYWASIFLIPIEMICKNYLWNGDTQYHRVPLMAWQKVCCNKKEGGLGIKDARVWNIATVEKLVNWIYIKVDRLWVSLDAGYTPPVQWFKEVWDVWVLPKHSFIGWLIKHEALNTRVKLYSLGLCETNRCILCEREEEEHGHLFGNCAYSSRIFSLVDDWLQVNLSTAIGVSKLKKKAYRMIRMACWYAVWIERNQCRIDFKLRRPDHVADEVKLLVKTRLQRVAARPTLVGDRSWLERLGICI; from the exons ATGCTACTCCTTAGGGCCTTGTCTACTTTTGTTGCATCTTCAGGATTGAGAGTTAATGCAACTAAATCTGAGGTAGTGTTTAATGGTGTAGCAGAAAGTATTAAACTGGATATTATCCAAGTATCAAGATTTCAGGAAGGATCTATGCCTTTCAAATACTTGGGGATTCCTATTCAGGCAGTCAGATTAACAAGGAGTGATTGCAGCATTTTGATTGATAAGATTGTTAGCAGAGTAAGAGGAATAGGAGCAACAAAGCTTAGCTATGCTGGCAGACTTGTTCTAATCAATACTGCATTTAACACTTTGCATAACTATTGGGCTTCAATATTTTTGATTCCAATTGAGATGATTTGTAAAAATTACCTGTGGAATGGGGATACTCAATATCATAGAGTTCCTCTTATGGCCTGGCAGAAGGTTTGCTGCAACAAGAAAGAAGGTGGGTTAGGTATAAAAGATGCTAGGGTGTGGAACATTGCAACAGTTGAAAAACTTGTCAACTGGATTTATATAAAAGTTGATAGGCTGTGG GTATCATTGGATGCTGGGTACACACCCCCTGTCCAGTGGTTCAAGGAAGTTTGGGATGTATGGGTTCTTCCTAAACACTCATTCATAGGTTGGCTCATTAAGCATGAAGCTTTGAACACGAGAGTAAAGCTATATTCCTTAGGCCTGTGTGAGACAAACAGGTGTATTCTATGTGAAAGGGAAGAAGAAGAACATGGACATCTTTTTGGGAACTGTGCATATAGTTCTAGGATTTTTTCTCTAGTGGATGATTGGTTACAGGTTAATCTGAGTACTGCCATTGGAGTATCGAAGCTGAAGAAGAAAGCTTATAGGATGATCAGAATGGCCTGTTGGTATGCAGTTTGGATAGAGAGGAATCAGTGCAGAATTGATTTTAAATTGAGAAGACCTGATCATGTTGCAGATGAGGTAAAGCTTCTAGTGAAAACACGGTTGCAAAGAGTAGCAGCTAGGCCTACTCTAGTTGGGGATAGAAGTTGGCTTGAAAGACTAGGAATTTGTATTTGA